The following coding sequences are from one Rutidosis leptorrhynchoides isolate AG116_Rl617_1_P2 chromosome 11, CSIRO_AGI_Rlap_v1, whole genome shotgun sequence window:
- the LOC139875305 gene encoding uncharacterized protein: MDFLALSIDLDREAAGSNNDINVLNHSPLFDSLRKDRAAPSPFEVNGNQYPFGYYLADGIYPDWTTLINGYTTPIEEPRKKFTKFQASARKDVERTFGVLQGRYAILKTPARVMSVNKMRRIMYSCIVMHNMIQEDNGFALSTWEQEWLDKPENRPRRNIRRRVKDRRSREKEIRDRNVHDQLREDLTAHIWNLPPNFRSMHN; encoded by the exons ATGGATTTTTTAGCCTTAAGTATCGATTT AGATCGTGAAGCAGCGGGTTCAAACAATGACATTAATGTGTTAAATCATTCTCCGTTGTTTGATTCCCTTCGTAAGGATAGAGCCGCACCTTCACCGTTTGAAGTAAACGGAAACCAGTATCCCTTTGGTTACTACTTGGCGGACGGGATATATCCCGATTGGACAACACTAATAAACGGGTATACGACTCCTATTGAAGAGCCTAGAAAAAAATTTACTAAATTTCAAGCGAGTGCTAGAAAGGATGTTGAGCGTACATTTGGTGTTTTACAAGGTCGGTATGCGATTTTAAAAACACCGGCACGAGTTATGAGTGTTAATAAGATGAGAAGGATAATGTATAGTTGTATTGTTATGCACAACATGATACAAGAAGATAACGGGTTTGCGTTAAGTACTTGGGAACAAGAATGGTTAGATAAACCTGAAAACCGGCCTCGTCGCAATATTCGGAGAAGGGTCAAAGATCGTCGATCACGAGAGAAAGAGATTCGCGATCGAAACGTGCACGATCAACTTCGTGAAGATTTAACGGCTCATATTTGGAACCTCCCGCCAAACTTTCGCTCGATGCATAACTAG